A genomic region of Streptomyces rimosus contains the following coding sequences:
- a CDS encoding SDR family NAD(P)-dependent oxidoreductase: MSAPQGNAALPSLAGQVALVTGAGGCLGTGIALRFAAAGAAVVAHYRTNASAAQALVARIEEQGGSALAVRADLSVEEECHRLVRTAADWRGRLTALVNNAGVQPDQDLAGMTVADWRAVNDTNVLSVFACTQAAAEVMRDGDGGSITHIASIQAHRPAPAHAHYCASKAAVVMHARSAALEYGPDGIRVNSVSPGLIDREGLAEAWPDGVVRYRRAAPAGRLGRPEDIGDACVFLASPMAAWVTGHDLVVDGGVSARPTW; encoded by the coding sequence GTGAGCGCGCCGCAGGGCAACGCCGCGCTGCCGTCCCTCGCGGGCCAGGTCGCCCTGGTGACCGGCGCGGGCGGCTGTCTCGGCACCGGCATCGCGCTGCGCTTCGCCGCGGCGGGCGCCGCCGTCGTCGCCCACTACCGTACGAACGCCTCCGCCGCGCAGGCACTCGTAGCCCGCATCGAGGAGCAGGGCGGCAGTGCGCTGGCGGTGCGTGCCGACCTGTCCGTGGAGGAGGAGTGCCACCGCCTGGTGCGTACGGCGGCGGACTGGCGCGGCCGGCTCACCGCCCTGGTCAACAACGCTGGCGTACAGCCCGACCAGGACCTGGCGGGCATGACCGTCGCCGACTGGCGCGCCGTCAACGACACCAACGTGCTGAGCGTCTTCGCCTGCACACAGGCCGCGGCCGAGGTGATGCGGGACGGCGACGGCGGCTCGATCACCCACATCGCCTCCATCCAGGCGCACCGGCCCGCCCCGGCGCACGCCCACTACTGCGCGTCCAAGGCGGCCGTCGTGATGCACGCCCGCTCGGCCGCGCTGGAGTACGGGCCCGACGGCATCCGCGTCAACAGCGTCTCGCCGGGCCTGATCGACCGCGAGGGGCTGGCCGAGGCGTGGCCCGACGGCGTGGTCCGCTACCGGCGGGCCGCCCCGGCCGGACGGCTGGGCCGCCCCGAGGACATCGGCGACGCGTGCGTCTTCCTCGCCTCGCCGATGGCCGCGTGGGTGACCGGCCACGACCTGGTGGTGGACGGCGGGGTGTCGGCGCGGCCGACCTGGTGA
- a CDS encoding DUF3558 family protein: MHRSAKRLASLLACAAVPVMLVAGCSSDDSGKKKDEGGSAAPKSSAPSKSGSASPSVTPAKMKKLPNPCQSVSKDTLKKLVPKTKNEDGEQGKSSDAMARGYCAWKSSDDQGVDGTQYRWLDVGFQRYDSDPTLGSGEKRATDFYKKQVNTAKATQGAKNVKSGAVESLGDEAMWVTYDLKKEDDDFKNQTLIARTANVVVTVNYNGAGLAGADAPDPSDLLKLAKGATQEAVASVAKANQ; encoded by the coding sequence ATGCACCGTTCAGCCAAGCGACTCGCCAGCCTCCTCGCCTGCGCAGCCGTACCGGTGATGCTCGTCGCCGGCTGCTCCTCCGACGACTCCGGCAAGAAGAAGGACGAAGGCGGCAGCGCGGCGCCGAAGAGCTCCGCGCCGAGCAAGAGCGGCAGCGCCTCGCCCAGCGTCACGCCCGCCAAGATGAAGAAGCTGCCCAACCCCTGCCAGTCCGTGTCCAAGGACACGCTCAAGAAGCTGGTGCCCAAGACCAAGAACGAGGACGGCGAGCAGGGCAAGTCCTCCGACGCCATGGCCCGCGGCTACTGCGCCTGGAAGAGCTCCGACGACCAGGGCGTGGACGGCACCCAGTACCGCTGGCTGGACGTCGGCTTCCAGCGCTACGACTCCGACCCGACCCTGGGCAGCGGCGAGAAGCGCGCCACCGACTTCTACAAGAAGCAGGTCAACACGGCCAAGGCCACCCAGGGCGCCAAGAACGTGAAGTCCGGCGCGGTCGAGAGCTTGGGCGACGAGGCGATGTGGGTCACCTACGACCTGAAGAAGGAGGACGACGACTTCAAGAACCAGACGCTGATCGCCCGCACCGCGAACGTCGTCGTCACCGTCAACTACAACGGCGCGGGCCTGGCCGGCGCCGACGCCCCCGACCCCAGCGACCTCCTCAAGCTCGCCAAGGGCGCCACCCAGGAGGCCGTCGCCTCGGTCGCCAAGGCCAACCAGTAG
- a CDS encoding RNHCP domain-containing protein: MPRTDTFTCVRCGLTVTTLGPDGNRRNHCPSCLHSRHVHDAVEGGPSECRGRMSPIAIAVLRTGDWMVVHRCTRCDELTSNPVSPDDNQLILMRMAVRPLASPPFPLEAFGDL, translated from the coding sequence CTGCCGCGTACCGACACCTTCACCTGCGTACGGTGCGGCCTGACCGTCACCACGCTCGGCCCCGACGGCAACCGCCGCAACCACTGCCCCAGCTGCCTGCACTCCCGGCATGTGCATGACGCCGTCGAAGGCGGCCCGTCCGAGTGCCGGGGCCGGATGTCGCCCATCGCCATCGCGGTGCTGCGCACCGGCGACTGGATGGTCGTCCACCGCTGCACCCGCTGCGACGAGCTGACCTCCAACCCGGTCTCGCCGGACGACAACCAGCTGATCCTGATGCGGATGGCGGTCCGGCCGCTGGCCTCGCCGCCGTTCCCGCTCGAAGCGTTCGGCGACCTGTAG
- a CDS encoding FAD-dependent monooxygenase, whose translation MRHRTPETTGEHAPVPTDRTADVIVVGAGPTGLLLAGDLAVAGLRVTLLERRAPGISNLTRAMAVHARTLEQLDARDLADELVATGHPLSHLQLFAAAEMKPYRLPSRFPFVLITPQYEVERLLERRAQKAGVTFRYGARVTGLDQDADGVDVRVQEEDGAATTYRAAYLVGTDGVHSTVRKALGLPFPGRTVVDSVVLADVRLDERPTMPLIANATDDAFALIGAFGDGWYRVIGWDQHRRVPEDTPVEPDEIREYMRLALGSDYGMHDVRWTSRFHSDERQVPRYRVGRAFVAGDAAHVHSPAGGQGMNTGLQDAANLSWKLAAVLRGDAPDSLLDSYHAERHPVGKMVLRSSGAVIRLAQLRSRPQRVLRATLARLLNSVPPLADRAMMTISGVGIAYPAGRGAHPLAGKRAPDLRLAGGTRLHEALRGGAFVLVTPEGEKVPGDETVPEAVGAAGAADAPAPGPRLVRAAWDSDRRTALLVRPDGYIAWATDATDPDVRAESLHGALVRWTGAGRAAARTAARP comes from the coding sequence ATGCGGCACCGCACACCCGAGACCACCGGCGAACACGCCCCCGTACCCACCGACCGGACCGCCGACGTCATCGTCGTCGGCGCCGGCCCCACCGGACTGCTGCTGGCCGGCGACCTCGCCGTCGCCGGCCTGCGCGTCACCCTCCTGGAGCGCCGCGCCCCCGGGATCAGCAACCTCACCCGGGCGATGGCCGTGCACGCCCGCACCCTCGAACAGCTCGACGCCCGCGACCTCGCCGACGAACTCGTCGCGACCGGCCACCCGCTGTCGCACCTCCAGCTCTTCGCCGCCGCCGAGATGAAGCCGTACCGGCTGCCCTCCCGCTTCCCGTTCGTGCTGATCACGCCGCAGTACGAGGTGGAACGGCTGCTGGAGCGGCGCGCGCAGAAGGCCGGCGTCACCTTCCGGTACGGGGCCCGCGTGACCGGCCTCGACCAGGACGCCGACGGTGTCGACGTCCGCGTACAGGAGGAGGACGGGGCCGCCACGACGTACCGCGCGGCCTACCTCGTCGGCACGGACGGCGTGCACAGCACCGTCCGCAAGGCCCTCGGCCTGCCCTTCCCCGGCCGGACCGTGGTGGACTCCGTCGTGCTCGCCGACGTACGGCTCGACGAGCGGCCCACCATGCCGCTCATCGCCAACGCCACCGACGACGCCTTCGCGCTCATCGGCGCCTTCGGCGACGGCTGGTACCGCGTCATCGGCTGGGACCAGCACCGCCGGGTCCCCGAGGACACCCCGGTCGAGCCCGACGAGATCCGCGAGTACATGCGCCTCGCGCTCGGCAGCGACTACGGCATGCACGATGTCCGCTGGACGTCCCGCTTCCACAGCGACGAGCGCCAGGTCCCCCGGTACCGCGTCGGCCGCGCCTTCGTCGCCGGCGACGCCGCGCACGTCCACTCCCCGGCCGGCGGCCAGGGCATGAACACCGGGCTCCAGGACGCCGCCAACCTCAGCTGGAAGCTCGCCGCCGTACTGCGCGGCGACGCGCCCGACAGCCTGCTGGACAGCTACCACGCCGAACGCCACCCGGTCGGCAAGATGGTGCTGCGCAGCAGCGGCGCCGTCATCCGGCTGGCGCAGTTGCGCAGCAGGCCGCAGCGGGTGCTGCGCGCGACGCTCGCCCGGCTGCTGAACTCGGTGCCGCCGCTCGCGGACCGGGCGATGATGACGATCAGCGGCGTGGGCATCGCGTACCCGGCCGGGCGCGGCGCCCACCCGCTCGCGGGCAAGCGCGCCCCCGACCTCCGCCTGGCGGGCGGCACCCGGCTTCACGAGGCACTGCGGGGCGGGGCGTTCGTGCTGGTCACGCCGGAGGGCGAGAAGGTGCCGGGGGACGAGACGGTGCCCGAGGCCGTGGGAGCGGCAGGAGCGGCGGACGCGCCCGCTCCCGGCCCCCGTCTCGTACGCGCCGCCTGGGACAGCGACCGGCGCACCGCGCTGCTCGTACGCCCCGACGGCTACATCGCCTGGGCCACCGACGCCACCGACCCGGACGTACGCGCCGAGTCCCTGCACGGCGCCCTCGTCCGCTGGACCGGCGCCGGCCGGGCCGCGGCCCGCACCGCCGCCCGGCCGTGA
- a CDS encoding cupin domain-containing protein, with translation MARHTPAVPPSPQALAEFYGLEPLPREGGRYRRTWAGPARPDGRPEGSAIIVLLTAEPRDHSALHRLPTDEVWHFYLGDPLTLLLLEPSGGTRTAVLGPDVLGGQHVQFTVPAGTWMGAEVADGGAWSLFGCTMAPGFTFEDYEHGDAAELAARYPQEAARITALSRP, from the coding sequence ATGGCCCGGCACACGCCCGCCGTACCGCCGTCACCGCAGGCGCTCGCCGAGTTCTACGGGCTGGAGCCGCTGCCCAGGGAAGGCGGGCGCTACCGGCGCACGTGGGCGGGCCCCGCGCGCCCCGACGGCCGCCCCGAGGGCTCTGCGATCATCGTGCTGCTCACCGCGGAACCCCGCGACCACAGCGCCCTGCACCGCCTGCCCACCGACGAGGTCTGGCACTTCTACCTCGGTGATCCGCTCACGCTGCTCCTTCTGGAGCCGTCCGGCGGCACCCGTACGGCCGTCCTCGGCCCGGACGTCCTGGGTGGCCAGCACGTCCAGTTCACGGTGCCGGCCGGCACGTGGATGGGCGCCGAGGTCGCCGACGGCGGCGCCTGGTCGCTCTTCGGCTGCACCATGGCGCCGGGCTTCACCTTCGAGGACTACGAGCACGGGGACGCCGCCGAACTGGCCGCGCGCTACCCCCAGGAGGCGGCGCGGATCACCGCGCTGAGCCGCCCGTGA
- a CDS encoding TetR/AcrR family transcriptional regulator has protein sequence MADTVPSAPDTDADPEPSGAPAAPPAPGTAAEPPGADRPRRSDATRAAILAAARDRFAADGYERATIRAIAKDAGIDPSMVMRYYGNKAGLFAAASEIDLRLPDLTAVPRDELGARMIRHFLDRWENDETLTGMVRVAVTNEAGAERLRGVFTEQIRPMLATVCPVPEEVSARAALVGSQLVGIGMLRYVLFLPPAVDLTREEIVAWLAPTLQRYLTAEHP, from the coding sequence ATGGCCGATACCGTCCCCTCCGCACCGGACACCGACGCGGACCCCGAGCCGTCCGGCGCCCCTGCCGCACCACCGGCCCCCGGCACCGCCGCGGAGCCCCCCGGCGCCGACCGCCCCCGCCGCTCCGACGCCACCCGCGCCGCGATCCTCGCCGCCGCCCGCGACCGCTTCGCCGCCGACGGCTACGAACGCGCCACCATCCGCGCCATCGCCAAGGACGCGGGCATCGACCCGTCGATGGTGATGCGCTACTACGGCAACAAGGCGGGCCTGTTCGCGGCGGCCTCCGAGATCGACCTGCGGCTGCCGGACCTGACGGCCGTACCGCGCGACGAACTCGGCGCCCGGATGATCCGGCACTTCCTCGACCGCTGGGAGAACGACGAGACGCTGACCGGGATGGTGCGCGTCGCGGTCACCAACGAGGCGGGCGCCGAGCGGCTGCGCGGCGTCTTCACGGAGCAGATCAGACCGATGCTCGCGACCGTCTGCCCGGTCCCGGAGGAGGTCTCGGCCCGCGCCGCCCTGGTCGGCTCCCAGCTGGTGGGCATCGGCATGCTGCGCTATGTGCTGTTCCTGCCGCCCGCGGTGGACCTCACCCGCGAGGAGATCGTCGCCTGGCTGGCCCCCACCCTCCAGCGCTATCTGACCGCCGAGCACCCGTAG
- a CDS encoding Pycsar system effector family protein, with the protein MAADPLETAWKIQAALADWTGKADTKASIALSVQSTVLALVGVLAASGTTTRSTPGQVLLWAGGFILLCGALLAAAAVAPNLRLERRGPDPDDDYLYFGHLRHFEPEGLERALRSGATLSALSRQIVVMSQIAWTKHRRVQLSFLLAVLGCAALGASAAVG; encoded by the coding sequence GTGGCCGCCGACCCTCTGGAGACAGCCTGGAAGATCCAGGCCGCATTGGCAGATTGGACGGGCAAGGCGGACACCAAGGCGTCCATCGCACTCAGCGTCCAATCAACAGTGCTGGCCCTGGTAGGGGTACTAGCTGCCTCTGGCACCACCACACGGTCAACGCCAGGTCAGGTGCTGCTGTGGGCAGGAGGGTTCATCCTTCTTTGCGGAGCGCTTCTGGCTGCTGCCGCGGTAGCTCCCAACCTACGGTTGGAGCGCAGGGGCCCTGACCCAGACGACGACTATCTGTATTTTGGGCATCTGCGCCACTTCGAGCCGGAGGGGCTGGAAAGGGCTCTGCGATCGGGCGCCACATTGTCCGCACTGTCACGACAGATAGTGGTCATGAGCCAGATCGCCTGGACCAAGCACCGTCGAGTCCAGCTCTCCTTCCTGCTTGCGGTGTTGGGTTGCGCAGCGCTCGGCGCCTCGGCCGCAGTCGGGTGA
- a CDS encoding YnfA family protein — MLIARSAALFVLAALFEIGGAWLVWQGVREHRGWLWIGAGVLALGAYGFVATLQPDADFGRILAAYGGVFVAGSLAWGMVADGYRPDRWDVTGALVCLAGMALIMYAPRGR, encoded by the coding sequence ATGCTGATCGCCCGCTCCGCCGCCCTCTTCGTCCTCGCCGCCCTCTTCGAGATCGGCGGCGCCTGGCTCGTGTGGCAGGGCGTGCGCGAACACCGCGGCTGGCTGTGGATCGGCGCGGGCGTGCTCGCCCTCGGCGCGTACGGCTTCGTCGCCACGCTCCAGCCGGACGCCGACTTCGGCCGCATCCTCGCCGCGTACGGGGGCGTCTTCGTCGCCGGCTCGCTGGCCTGGGGCATGGTCGCGGACGGCTACCGCCCGGACCGCTGGGACGTGACCGGCGCGCTGGTCTGCCTGGCCGGGATGGCCTTGATCATGTACGCGCCGCGGGGGCGCTGA
- a CDS encoding SDR family NAD(P)-dependent oxidoreductase has product MTAVPDASAARTRTAVVTGASSGIGAATARRLAAEGYRVVLAARRKDRIEALAAELPDAEAYRLDVTDRAAVDAFAAELDARHDSVDVLVNNAGGALGADPVATGDPADWRTMYEVNVLGVLNVTQALLPALTASGDGTVVVVSSTAGHGTYEGGGGYVAAKHGAHVIAETLRLELCGEPVRVIEVAPGMVKTEEFAATRFRGDAAKAAKVYEGVAEPLTADDVADTIGWAVTRPAHVNIDLLVVRPRAQAANHKVHRTA; this is encoded by the coding sequence ATGACCGCCGTACCCGACGCGTCCGCCGCCCGTACCCGTACCGCCGTCGTCACCGGAGCCAGCAGCGGCATCGGCGCCGCGACCGCCCGCCGGCTGGCCGCGGAGGGCTACCGCGTCGTCCTCGCCGCCCGCCGCAAGGACCGCATCGAGGCGCTGGCCGCCGAACTGCCGGACGCCGAGGCGTATCGGCTCGACGTCACCGACCGCGCCGCGGTGGACGCCTTCGCCGCCGAACTCGACGCGCGCCACGACTCGGTGGACGTGCTGGTCAACAACGCCGGCGGGGCGCTGGGCGCGGACCCCGTCGCCACCGGCGACCCGGCCGACTGGCGCACGATGTACGAGGTCAACGTCCTCGGCGTACTGAACGTGACGCAGGCCCTGCTGCCCGCCCTGACCGCCTCCGGCGACGGCACGGTGGTCGTCGTCTCCTCGACGGCGGGCCACGGCACCTACGAGGGCGGCGGTGGCTATGTCGCCGCCAAGCACGGCGCGCACGTCATCGCCGAGACGCTCCGGCTGGAGCTGTGCGGCGAGCCCGTACGCGTCATCGAGGTCGCCCCCGGCATGGTGAAGACGGAGGAGTTCGCCGCCACCCGCTTCCGCGGCGACGCCGCCAAGGCGGCGAAGGTCTACGAGGGCGTGGCCGAACCGCTGACCGCCGACGACGTCGCCGACACCATCGGCTGGGCCGTCACCCGCCCCGCCCACGTGAACATCGACCTCCTCGTCGTACGCCCCCGCGCCCAGGCGGCCAACCACAAGGTGCACCGGACGGCCTGA
- a CDS encoding RtcB family protein, with protein MSYTEVPGAKVPIRMWTDPSTVEGVAMQQLHNVATLPWIKGLAVMPDVHYGKGATVGSVIAMHGAVCPAAVGVDIGCGMSAVKTSLTANDLPGDLSRLRSKIEEAIPVGRAMHDDPVDPGRLHGLPTSGWDDFWARFDGVAEAVRFRQDRAVKQMGSLGGGNHFIEFCLDETGSVWLMLHSGSRNIGKELADFHIGRARDLPHNQGLVDRDLAVFIADTPQMADYRNDLFWAQEYAKHNRAIMMALFQDVVRKEFKKAKPTFEPVISCHHNYVAEERYDGMDLLVTRKGAIRAGSGEYGIIPGSMGTGSYIVKGLGNPASFNSASHGAGRKMSRNAAKKRFSTRDLEEQTRGVECRKDSGVVDEIPGAYKPIEKVIDQQRDLVEVVAKLKQVVCVKG; from the coding sequence ATGTCGTACACCGAAGTGCCCGGAGCCAAGGTTCCGATCCGGATGTGGACGGACCCGTCCACGGTCGAAGGCGTGGCCATGCAGCAGCTGCACAACGTGGCCACCCTGCCATGGATCAAGGGCCTGGCCGTGATGCCGGACGTGCATTACGGCAAGGGCGCGACGGTCGGGTCGGTGATCGCCATGCACGGAGCGGTCTGCCCGGCGGCCGTCGGTGTCGACATCGGCTGCGGCATGAGCGCCGTGAAGACCTCCCTCACCGCCAACGACCTCCCCGGCGACCTCTCCCGGCTCCGCTCGAAGATCGAGGAGGCCATCCCGGTCGGCCGGGCCATGCACGACGACCCGGTGGACCCGGGCCGGCTGCACGGCCTGCCGACGAGCGGCTGGGACGACTTCTGGGCCCGCTTCGACGGGGTCGCGGAAGCGGTCAGGTTCCGGCAGGACCGTGCCGTCAAGCAGATGGGCTCGCTCGGCGGCGGTAACCACTTCATCGAGTTCTGTCTCGACGAGACCGGGTCGGTATGGCTGATGCTGCACTCCGGCTCCCGCAACATCGGCAAGGAGCTGGCCGACTTCCACATCGGCCGGGCCCGGGACCTGCCGCACAACCAGGGCCTGGTCGACCGCGACCTCGCCGTCTTCATCGCGGACACCCCGCAGATGGCGGACTACCGCAACGACCTCTTCTGGGCGCAGGAGTACGCCAAGCACAATCGCGCGATCATGATGGCGCTCTTCCAGGACGTCGTCCGCAAGGAGTTCAAGAAGGCGAAGCCGACGTTCGAGCCGGTGATCTCCTGCCACCACAACTATGTGGCGGAGGAGCGGTACGACGGCATGGACCTGCTGGTCACCCGCAAGGGCGCGATCCGCGCCGGAAGCGGCGAGTACGGCATCATCCCCGGCTCGATGGGCACCGGCTCCTACATCGTCAAGGGTCTCGGCAACCCGGCGTCCTTCAACTCCGCCTCACACGGCGCCGGCCGGAAGATGAGCCGCAACGCGGCCAAGAAGCGCTTCTCGACGCGTGACCTGGAGGAGCAGACCCGGGGCGTGGAGTGCCGCAAGGACTCCGGCGTCGTCGACGAGATCCCGGGCGCGTACAAGCCGATCGAGAAGGTCATCGACCAGCAGCGGGACCTGGTCGAGGTGGTGGCCAAGCTCAAGCAGGTGGTGTGTGTGAAGGGGTGA
- a CDS encoding AAA family ATPase, with translation MLIERAYVDRSEEAVARTGDRWPWTVPCVRRLAEDGLKFGAPVTFLVGENGSGKSTLAEALAEGFGLDSYGGSAGYKYASSRTPSELGCAIRFDPTAAGRRMVRGPRTRRRGFFLRAETAWDALARERLSGAPEMMSHGEGFLMAFREKFRQPGLYVLDEPEAALSFTSCLELVGVLAELSRGGAQIICATHSPLLTALPGAEIVEVGEHGMRSVAWEELGLVDHWRRYLTDPRAYLRHIIG, from the coding sequence ATGCTCATCGAACGCGCATACGTGGATCGGTCCGAGGAAGCGGTGGCGCGGACCGGCGACCGCTGGCCCTGGACGGTTCCGTGCGTGCGCCGGTTGGCCGAGGACGGGCTGAAATTCGGCGCGCCGGTCACCTTCCTCGTGGGCGAGAACGGCTCCGGCAAATCGACGCTGGCCGAGGCCCTGGCGGAGGGCTTCGGTCTCGATTCGTACGGCGGCTCGGCCGGTTACAAGTACGCCAGTTCCCGTACGCCGTCCGAGCTGGGCTGCGCCATCCGCTTCGACCCGACGGCCGCGGGCCGCCGCATGGTGCGCGGTCCGCGCACGCGCCGGCGCGGGTTCTTCCTGCGTGCGGAGACCGCGTGGGACGCGCTCGCCCGCGAGCGGCTGTCGGGCGCGCCCGAGATGATGAGCCACGGCGAGGGCTTTTTGATGGCGTTCCGGGAGAAGTTCCGGCAGCCGGGGCTGTATGTGCTCGACGAGCCCGAGGCCGCGCTGTCGTTCACGTCCTGCCTGGAGCTGGTCGGTGTGCTGGCGGAGCTGAGCCGCGGTGGCGCCCAGATCATCTGTGCCACGCATTCGCCGCTGCTGACGGCCCTGCCCGGCGCGGAGATAGTCGAGGTCGGTGAGCACGGCATGCGCTCGGTGGCCTGGGAGGAGCTGGGCCTCGTCGACCACTGGCGCCGCTATCTCACCGACCCGCGCGCATATCTGCGGCACATCATCGGCTGA
- a CDS encoding Crp/Fnr family transcriptional regulator, with product MHRGWGEVNFRHLVSEAAWNDLLHRGQRRRYTRAAWLFHQGESPDFVVALTDGIVKITQLTKGGTVAPLALRGPGEVLGEIGALLNKPRSASVKAVSECIGYVLPAHAFRGYINRHDLNSAVYQLAIQRMHENEQLRSALTRLPPQARVAQVIRYLAAEIGERGDDGIVTLQLGMSRDELATMASMSRSSAMAVLRTFHDAHVLDLGRERLAVRDSAALAELADG from the coding sequence ATGCATCGGGGGTGGGGAGAAGTGAACTTTCGTCATCTGGTTTCGGAAGCAGCTTGGAATGACTTGCTGCATCGCGGGCAAAGGCGTCGCTACACGCGCGCTGCCTGGTTATTTCACCAGGGAGAGTCGCCCGACTTCGTGGTCGCCTTGACCGATGGAATCGTCAAGATTACCCAGTTGACGAAAGGTGGGACGGTGGCCCCTCTAGCCTTACGCGGCCCGGGAGAAGTTCTGGGGGAAATTGGCGCACTCCTCAACAAGCCTCGATCTGCCTCCGTAAAGGCAGTTTCTGAGTGTATCGGCTATGTTCTCCCCGCCCACGCATTTCGAGGATACATCAACCGCCACGACCTCAACTCTGCTGTGTATCAGCTCGCTATTCAGCGCATGCACGAGAATGAGCAACTACGCTCCGCCTTGACGAGACTCCCTCCTCAGGCCCGCGTCGCCCAAGTGATTCGATATCTGGCGGCTGAGATCGGCGAGAGGGGGGACGATGGCATAGTCACCCTCCAACTCGGTATGTCCCGAGACGAGTTGGCCACGATGGCTTCAATGAGCCGCTCGTCGGCGATGGCTGTACTGCGGACGTTTCATGATGCTCATGTCCTCGACTTGGGACGAGAGCGTCTAGCAGTCAGGGATAGCGCAGCCCTCGCGGAGCTGGCCGATGGGTGA
- a CDS encoding RNHCP domain-containing protein has product MPRRSNPAPRRRAQRPKDVLHGPGGAPGDAFRCLGCRLEVPLAAPGTAHRNHCPHCLTSRHVDHRVPGDRAADCGGRMRALCLTTRQNGEWLLVHQCLACGELSTNRTAGDDNARALVRLAVRPLADTSRPVRALLTL; this is encoded by the coding sequence ATGCCACGACGCAGCAATCCCGCACCGCGGCGCCGCGCCCAGCGGCCCAAGGACGTCCTGCACGGCCCCGGCGGCGCGCCCGGAGACGCGTTCCGCTGCCTGGGCTGCCGCCTGGAAGTACCCCTGGCCGCCCCGGGCACCGCCCACCGCAACCACTGTCCGCACTGCCTCACCAGCCGCCACGTGGACCACCGCGTCCCGGGCGACCGGGCCGCGGACTGTGGCGGCCGGATGCGCGCACTGTGCCTGACCACCCGCCAGAACGGCGAATGGCTACTGGTCCACCAGTGCCTGGCCTGCGGCGAACTGAGCACCAACCGCACCGCGGGCGACGACAACGCCCGAGCCCTCGTACGCCTGGCCGTCCGCCCTCTGGCGGACACCAGCAGACCCGTACGGGCACTGCTCACCCTGTGA